From a single Fulvivirga ulvae genomic region:
- a CDS encoding mechanosensitive ion channel family protein: MKISTTFILFLFLIFNSAYGQENTRDTLEYSLVTPYNTILTHLGYLQDDNYHPGIAAKALNPEYAKGEKAEELAIMLKQILDGRGIMIDLDEVPRKSDFVDTVTNKRRYYLTKQFPELYVEKAGKRWYFSGRTIKSIPKWHKEVYPFGTDKLLKLLPSLGTTKILGLYVWQLMGVLILILLSFLLHKLFTFLFEKLIIQLLLKLGYQKLADEVVIPIAKPISFLVIFPFLIVLVPVLQLPITMSEYVILTLRAVWPIFAIVFFYRLVDIISIYLSKLADKTESTLDDQLVPLLRKVLKTFVVVVGGLFILDNLEFDITGLIAGLSIGGLAFALAAQDTIKNFFGSLMIFVDRPFQVGDWITSGDVDGSVEEVGFRSTRIRTFRNSLMYIPNGVITNQMIDNHGLRVYRRFMTTIALTYDTPPDLIEVFVEGLKEIVKNHPNTRKDYYEIHFNDMGDSSLNILFYIFFQVPSWTEELRSRHEVLLDIIRLAERIGVNFAFPTQTLHVETFPEKKGNSPVYTKNTAELKKTVEDFLASKKAKN, from the coding sequence ATGAAAATCTCAACTACCTTTATACTATTCCTTTTTCTCATTTTTAATTCTGCGTACGGTCAGGAAAATACCCGGGATACTTTAGAGTATAGTTTAGTTACGCCATATAATACAATACTTACTCATTTAGGCTATTTGCAGGATGATAACTACCATCCTGGCATAGCGGCCAAAGCGCTTAACCCTGAATATGCAAAAGGTGAGAAGGCGGAAGAACTTGCAATAATGCTGAAACAGATCCTTGATGGCAGAGGAATAATGATAGATCTGGACGAGGTGCCTCGAAAAAGCGACTTTGTCGATACCGTTACAAATAAAAGGAGATATTATTTAACTAAGCAATTTCCGGAGCTTTATGTTGAAAAGGCAGGTAAGAGATGGTATTTCTCGGGTAGGACAATTAAAAGCATACCAAAATGGCATAAGGAAGTTTATCCCTTTGGTACAGACAAATTATTAAAACTTTTGCCATCTCTGGGGACAACAAAAATATTGGGACTATATGTTTGGCAACTCATGGGAGTCCTTATTTTGATTCTTCTATCGTTCTTGCTCCATAAGTTATTTACATTTCTTTTTGAAAAGCTTATCATTCAGCTACTCTTAAAATTAGGATACCAAAAGCTGGCAGATGAAGTAGTTATACCCATTGCCAAACCTATAAGCTTTCTGGTAATATTTCCGTTTCTCATCGTGTTAGTTCCTGTCTTACAGCTTCCTATTACTATGAGTGAGTATGTGATATTAACACTTAGAGCGGTATGGCCAATATTTGCAATAGTATTTTTCTACAGACTTGTAGATATAATCAGCATTTATTTAAGTAAGCTGGCAGATAAAACCGAAAGCACACTGGATGATCAATTAGTGCCACTGCTAAGAAAAGTCTTGAAAACTTTTGTAGTAGTCGTTGGCGGTCTATTTATCCTGGATAATCTGGAGTTTGATATTACCGGATTAATCGCCGGTTTATCCATAGGAGGTTTGGCATTTGCGCTGGCTGCTCAGGATACAATAAAGAATTTCTTTGGGTCATTAATGATCTTTGTAGACAGACCCTTTCAGGTAGGTGATTGGATTACGTCAGGTGACGTTGATGGATCCGTAGAAGAAGTAGGTTTTCGATCAACCAGAATCAGAACCTTTAGAAACTCTCTTATGTATATACCAAATGGGGTTATTACCAACCAAATGATCGATAACCACGGGTTAAGAGTTTACCGCAGGTTTATGACCACTATTGCTTTAACGTATGATACACCTCCTGATCTTATCGAAGTTTTTGTAGAGGGATTAAAAGAAATAGTGAAGAACCACCCAAATACCAGGAAGGATTATTATGAAATCCATTTTAATGATATGGGGGATTCATCCCTGAACATATTGTTTTATATATTCTTTCAGGTACCTTCCTGGACTGAGGAACTCAGGTCAAGGCATGAAGTCTTGCTTGACATTATCAGACTGGCGGAGAGAATAGGGGTGAACTTTGCATTCCCTACTCAAACTTTACATGTAGAAACTTTTCCTGAAAAGAAGGGTAACTCACCTGTATACACTAAAAATACAGCCGAACTGAAAAAGACTGTTGAAGATTTTTTAGCCTCGAAAAAAGCAAAAAACTAA
- the bioA gene encoding adenosylmethionine--8-amino-7-oxononanoate transaminase, which translates to MQRSLGQTGMTWQDKDKAYIWHPFTPLLGVDDPLCIIAASGVYLHTEDGRKIIDANSSWWVNLHGHAHPYIAERVAEQAKTLEHVIFAGFTHKPAIELAENLLSILPENLSKIFYSDNGSTAVEVALKMAFQFWYNQGQNKKRVIAIDGAYHGDTFGSMSVGERSDFTKPFAEHLFEVEFVDFPTTTNESSVFDRFKDLIDSDDVASFIFEPIIQGASGMRIYNASLLDKMIQYAQNHNVVCIADEVMTGFGRTGKLFASDYLTHKPDIICLSKGLTGGTMALGVTSCTDAIVDAFMSKDLHKTFLHGHSFTANPIACASANASFELLVTPECQGNIQRITEQHECFRQKHRQTPKLKDIRSLGTILAIEFETQSDSSYFSEMRNRLYPFFLERNILLRPLGNLIYVIPPYIISDDDLTKVYTAIEEFFSTL; encoded by the coding sequence ATGCAAAGGAGCTTAGGACAAACTGGAATGACATGGCAGGATAAAGACAAGGCGTATATTTGGCATCCGTTTACTCCGCTTCTCGGTGTTGATGATCCCCTCTGCATCATAGCTGCCAGCGGAGTATATTTGCACACTGAAGACGGAAGAAAGATCATTGATGCTAATTCATCCTGGTGGGTAAACTTGCATGGGCATGCACATCCGTACATTGCGGAAAGAGTAGCAGAACAGGCTAAAACATTGGAACATGTGATCTTTGCAGGCTTTACCCATAAACCCGCGATAGAGCTTGCTGAAAATTTACTCTCCATATTGCCAGAAAATCTGTCAAAAATATTCTACTCGGATAATGGAAGCACTGCTGTTGAAGTGGCATTAAAAATGGCATTTCAGTTTTGGTATAATCAGGGTCAGAATAAAAAAAGGGTTATCGCTATTGATGGAGCATACCACGGTGATACATTCGGCTCTATGTCAGTTGGAGAAAGAAGTGATTTCACTAAACCATTTGCGGAGCACCTATTCGAAGTAGAGTTTGTGGATTTTCCAACAACGACCAATGAATCATCCGTATTTGATCGATTTAAAGACTTGATAGATTCAGATGACGTTGCTTCATTCATTTTTGAACCTATCATTCAGGGAGCCTCCGGAATGCGCATTTACAATGCTTCCCTTCTCGATAAAATGATACAATATGCTCAGAATCATAATGTCGTATGTATTGCAGATGAGGTAATGACCGGCTTTGGACGAACAGGTAAATTATTTGCATCAGACTACCTAACACATAAGCCTGACATCATATGCCTTTCAAAGGGCTTAACCGGTGGTACTATGGCACTTGGTGTTACTTCGTGTACCGATGCTATAGTTGATGCCTTTATGTCGAAAGACTTACATAAAACCTTTCTTCATGGCCACTCATTTACAGCCAATCCCATAGCCTGCGCTTCAGCAAACGCAAGTTTCGAATTACTGGTCACACCCGAATGCCAGGGCAATATTCAACGTATCACTGAACAACACGAATGCTTCAGGCAAAAGCACAGGCAAACACCTAAATTAAAAGACATCCGTTCCCTTGGAACCATCCTGGCCATTGAGTTCGAAACCCAAAGCGACAGTTCTTACTTCAGTGAAATGAGAAATCGCCTTTATCCGTTCTTCCTGGAAAGGAACATACTTCTAAGGCCATTAGGCAATCTCATATATGTAATCCCACCGTATATCATAAGTGACGATGATCTCACTAAAGTTTATACTGCGATAGAGGAATTCTTCAGTACGCTTTAG